One stretch of Miscanthus floridulus cultivar M001 chromosome 18, ASM1932011v1, whole genome shotgun sequence DNA includes these proteins:
- the LOC136521521 gene encoding NAC domain-containing protein 76-like — protein sequence MHPGGGPLSVPPGFRFHPTDEELLYYYLRKKVAYEPIDLDVIREIDLNKLEPWDLKERCRIGTGPQNEWYFFSHKDKKYPTGTRTNRATTAGFWKATGRDKAIFLGNSRRIGLRKTLVFYIGRAPHGKKTDWIMHEYRLDEENVEIQEDGWVVCRVFKKKSYHQRGLNPAEMAALDDDELQPFPVPIPGSSLPTEHKNNPHLMQYDFPSFDPSMQLPHLMSADQPVPTLLPSHPGVAMAMSSLDVECSHNLTKLTSNGSDGMLHAHGGAGGGVDRFAGTTDWSILDKLLASHQNLDQLFHGKVTAVSASPMAAYHHQLMELGSSSSSSSLQRLPLQYLGGETADLLSFPK from the exons ATGCATCCAGGAGGTGGACCACTGTCGGTGCCACCAGGCTTCCGCTTCCATCCGACCGACGAGGAGCTCCTCTACTACTACCTGAGGAAGAAGGTTGCTTATGAGCCCATAGATCTTGATGTCATAAGGGAGATTGATCTCAATAAGCTTGAGCCCTGGGATCTCAAAG AAAGGTGCAGAATAGGCACTGGGCCTCAGAACGAGTGGTACTTCTTCAGCCACAAGGACAAGAAGTACCCAACGGGGACGAGGACGAACCGCGCCACGACGGCGGGGTTCTGGAAGGCGACTGGGCGAGACAAGGCCATCTTCCTTGGCAACTCCAGGAGGATCGGCTTGAGGAAGACGCTGGTGTTCTACATCGGCAGGGCGCCACACGGCAAGAAGACTGACTGGATCATGCACGAGTACCGCCTTGATGAAGAGAACGTTGAGATTCAG GAAGATGGATGGGTGGTGTGTAGGGTTTTCAAGAAGAAGAGCTACCACCAGAGAGGCCTGAATCCTGCCGAAATGGCCGCACTGGACGACGATGAGCTCCAGCCTTTCCCAGTTCCTATCCCCGGCAGCTCCCTGCCAACAGAGCACAAGAACAACCCTCACCTCATGCAATATGACTTCCCTTCCTTCGACCCTTCCATGCAGCTCCCACATCTGATGAGCGCCGACCAGCCCGTGCCAACCCTCCTCCCCAGCCATCCCGGCGTCGCCATGGCCATGAGCTCTCTCGACGTTGAGTGCTCGCATAACCTGACGAAGCTCACATCCAACGGCAGCGACGGGATGCTCCACGCCCACGGTGGTGCTGGAGGTGGTGTCGACCGCTTCGCTGGCACGACAGATTGGTCGATCCTAGACAAGCTCCTCGCCTCGCACCAGAACCTCGACCAGCTCTTCCACGGCAAGGTCACCGCGGTATCTGCCTCCCCAATGGCGGCATACCATCACCAGCTCATGGAACTCGGTagctcgtcgtcatcgtcgtctttGCAGAGGCTTCCACTACAGTACCTCGGCGGCGAGACGGCCGATCTCCTCAGTTTCCCCAAGTAG